A genomic segment from Mycoplasmopsis arginini encodes:
- a CDS encoding MMB_0454 family protein, whose amino-acid sequence MSDFVSVNTKMNFDFKVESETIYQAINHFFENQDEIILTKEPIINIRDNNGIEIFISYKLKKGSILSFETKKMIFMLEQRIYSLLNVKPNNINVIFEGIKNV is encoded by the coding sequence ATGAGTGATTTTGTTTCAGTTAATACAAAGATGAACTTTGATTTCAAAGTAGAAAGTGAAACTATTTATCAAGCAATTAATCATTTTTTTGAAAATCAAGATGAAATTATCTTAACAAAAGAACCAATCATTAATATCAGAGACAATAACGGAATTGAAATTTTTATTAGTTATAAATTAAAAAAAGGTTCAATCCTGTCTTTTGAGACTAAGAAAATGATTTTTATGTTGGAACAAAGAATATATTCTTTATTAAATGTAAAACCTAATAATATAAATGTAATTTTTGAAGGTATAAAAAATGTTTAA
- the efp gene encoding elongation factor P, translated as MINVNDLKPGVTFKLDGNIYVVLEAQHSKQGRGQANVKAKAKDLRTGSTTIKSFTGGEKVEKAMIDKISMDYLYNAGDTVVLMDQETFEQIEIPVSSLEWELNFLKEGMKVIVRKYESEVLDIELPANVALKVTESPDAVKGNTAQAAQKKVTLETGFVVETPLFIKEGEVISISTETGKYVGRA; from the coding sequence ATGATTAATGTTAATGATTTAAAACCAGGAGTAACATTTAAATTAGATGGAAATATTTATGTTGTTTTAGAAGCGCAACATTCAAAACAAGGAAGAGGGCAAGCCAATGTTAAGGCTAAAGCTAAAGATCTAAGAACAGGTTCTACAACTATCAAGTCATTTACTGGCGGCGAAAAAGTTGAGAAAGCCATGATTGATAAAATTTCAATGGATTATTTATATAATGCAGGAGATACAGTTGTTTTAATGGACCAAGAAACATTTGAACAAATAGAAATTCCTGTTTCTTCATTAGAATGAGAATTAAACTTTTTAAAAGAAGGAATGAAAGTTATTGTTAGAAAATACGAATCAGAAGTATTAGATATTGAATTACCAGCTAATGTTGCTTTAAAAGTAACAGAATCACCTGATGCAGTCAAAGGCAATACTGCTCAAGCAGCACAAAAGAAAGTTACACTAGAAACAGGTTTTGTAGTAGAAACTCCATTATTTATAAAAGAAGGAGAAGTTATTTCAATTTCTACCGAAACAGGTAAATATGTTGGAAGAGCATAA
- the nadE gene encoding NAD(+) synthase has translation MDKKQTNNTQMNKSEKYLSVIKKIQKWILGKVKKANSLGIVLGISGGIDSATLALICYKTLGLKTHFYYLKTKSDIENERDIKKLNIILNNTIETIDLTDEFNMFANKFSLDENWIKANAKSRFFMNVLYTKAQQNNSLVLGTDNFNEYYLGYFTKWGDGACDLLPFANILKSDVYEMAKVIGVPIEIIKKRPSANLLNNQYDEDELGFTYEQFEEYILDKYKTEETVAKKIKFLNKKTDHKRKLIPKGPKVN, from the coding sequence ATGGATAAGAAGCAAACAAATAACACTCAAATGAATAAATCAGAAAAATATTTATCAGTGATTAAAAAAATTCAAAAATGAATTTTAGGTAAAGTAAAAAAAGCAAATTCATTAGGAATAGTTTTAGGAATTTCTGGTGGAATAGATAGCGCTACTTTAGCTTTAATTTGTTATAAAACATTAGGTTTAAAAACACACTTTTATTATTTAAAAACGAAAAGTGATATTGAAAATGAAAGAGATATTAAGAAATTGAATATCATTTTAAACAATACTATTGAAACAATTGATTTAACAGATGAATTTAATATGTTTGCAAATAAATTTAGCCTAGATGAAAATTGAATAAAGGCAAATGCCAAATCAAGATTTTTTATGAATGTTCTATATACAAAAGCGCAACAAAATAATTCGCTAGTTTTAGGAACTGATAACTTCAATGAATATTATTTGGGTTATTTTACAAAGTGAGGAGATGGAGCTTGCGATTTATTACCTTTTGCTAATATATTAAAAAGCGATGTTTATGAGATGGCTAAGGTTATTGGAGTTCCGATTGAAATTATTAAAAAAAGACCGAGTGCAAATTTATTAAATAACCAGTATGATGAAGATGAATTAGGTTTTACTTATGAGCAATTTGAAGAATATATTTTAGATAAATATAAAACCGAAGAAACCGTTGCGAAAAAAATAAAATTTCTAAATAAAAAAACCGACCACAAAAGAAAATTAATTCCAAAGGGACCTAAAGTTAATTAA
- a CDS encoding MHO_1580 family protein, translated as MIYNYEDVNQQKITYEYKEEIKTSIEKCKINNKNVDLGLNQNEKCEIEILRNLNENSWVLEFIVPKRVYDSSRIKIIELNDKKLLIQDLEELENNRVRFKTMFFQDKTIIKFGDLSKLKFSFHSKWRKDFFNKLSFIINFNINKTNNDFTNINVRDKNLKFNFIELIKFDIENNVLPQLNPFQNNIAYYNNLIFNFNFFNLKQNEFLYKVLDQKIELKTPNRYYVPARNYNINFLNKILIKENNKDYSFDLIPKINTINKFKTNIEYFINKNNRWDNNQKEFFESKNGTLKGYHLPLKYNGDITIKFNLNQKLINNLKEIKYLTNFSHPLFNENNGLIKLNCQVINTTEEFQNLNYSDWTLKNL; from the coding sequence ATGATATATAATTACGAAGATGTAAATCAGCAAAAAATTACATATGAATATAAAGAAGAGATTAAAACTTCAATTGAAAAATGTAAAATTAACAATAAAAATGTAGATTTAGGTTTAAATCAGAACGAAAAGTGTGAAATTGAAATTCTTAGAAATTTAAATGAAAATTCTTGAGTCTTAGAGTTTATTGTACCAAAAAGAGTTTATGATTCATCGAGAATAAAAATTATTGAACTTAATGATAAAAAATTACTTATTCAAGATTTAGAAGAATTGGAAAACAATAGAGTTAGATTTAAAACTATGTTTTTTCAAGATAAAACAATAATTAAATTTGGTGATCTTTCAAAATTAAAATTTAGTTTTCACTCAAAATGAAGAAAAGATTTTTTTAATAAATTATCTTTTATAATTAATTTTAATATCAATAAAACTAATAATGATTTTACAAATATAAATGTAAGAGATAAAAATTTAAAATTTAACTTCATTGAATTGATAAAGTTTGATATTGAGAATAATGTTTTACCACAACTTAACCCTTTTCAGAATAATATAGCTTATTATAATAATTTAATTTTTAATTTTAACTTTTTCAACTTAAAACAAAATGAATTCTTATATAAAGTATTGGATCAAAAAATCGAACTTAAGACACCAAATAGATATTATGTGCCGGCTCGTAATTACAATATAAATTTTTTAAATAAGATTTTAATTAAAGAAAATAATAAAGATTACAGCTTTGATCTAATACCAAAAATTAATACGATAAATAAATTTAAAACAAATATTGAATATTTTATTAATAAAAATAATAGATGAGATAACAATCAAAAAGAATTTTTTGAATCTAAAAACGGAACTTTAAAGGGATATCATTTGCCATTAAAATATAACGGTGATATTACTATAAAGTTTAATTTAAATCAAAAACTTATTAATAATCTTAAAGAAATAAAATATTTAACAAACTTTTCACATCCTCTTTTTAATGAGAATAATGGTTTAATAAAATTGAATTGCCAGGTTATAAACACTACAGAAGAATTCCAAAATTTAAATTATTCGGACTGAACGTTAAAAAATTTATAA
- a CDS encoding inorganic diphosphatase: MKNILVNIEISKNSNIKYEYDRKTGKIKVDRILREGFKYPANYGYISEALDWDGDELDVLVYSPEEFMPGVVVEARIIGAMKMIDSGETDTKLIAVHADDYRLDHITKLEDLDKMWLHSVELFFKNYKFFKGANVTNVTGFENIEWAEKEYNECVELMEKYGSLDKKEFIEKMKKLHPEKYL; encoded by the coding sequence ATGAAAAATATATTAGTAAACATAGAAATTTCTAAAAATTCTAATATTAAATATGAATACGATAGAAAAACTGGAAAAATTAAAGTTGATAGAATTTTAAGAGAAGGTTTTAAATATCCAGCAAATTATGGTTATATTTCTGAAGCTTTAGATTGAGATGGCGATGAATTAGATGTTTTAGTATATTCTCCTGAAGAATTTATGCCTGGTGTAGTTGTAGAAGCAAGAATTATTGGAGCAATGAAAATGATTGACTCTGGTGAAACAGACACAAAATTAATCGCTGTGCATGCTGATGATTATCGTTTGGATCATATTACAAAATTAGAAGATTTAGATAAAATGTGACTTCATTCAGTAGAATTATTCTTTAAAAATTATAAATTCTTTAAGGGTGCCAATGTTACAAACGTAACTGGTTTTGAAAACATTGAGTGAGCTGAAAAAGAATATAATGAATGTGTTGAACTAATGGAAAAATACGGCTCGTTAGACAAAAAAGAATTTATCGAAAAAATGAAAAAATTACATCCAGAAAAATATTTATAA
- the ruvA gene encoding Holliday junction branch migration protein RuvA, whose amino-acid sequence MTIYLYGKIVHTNANYLILDHNGRGELIYAPQISRFKVGEIRKIFISEIINEYNKVTYGFDTFKEMVVFEDLISLQGLGPKTAISILNSGWENIINYIANSDKEKLTKIPYVSNKIANSILLTLKDKYEKFISKMAEDELQKFNKATQTNSSLKEFEETMKMLGFKPNQIKLALDNMELTNNIEESVENAIKIISQKQNEARIQG is encoded by the coding sequence ATGACAATTTATTTATACGGTAAAATCGTGCATACTAATGCAAATTATTTAATTTTAGATCATAATGGAAGAGGAGAACTAATTTACGCACCTCAGATTAGCAGATTTAAGGTTGGCGAAATAAGAAAAATTTTCATTTCGGAAATTATTAATGAATATAATAAAGTAACATATGGTTTTGATACTTTTAAAGAAATGGTAGTATTTGAGGATTTAATTTCTTTACAAGGGTTGGGCCCAAAAACAGCAATTTCAATTTTAAACAGTGGTTGAGAAAATATTATTAATTACATTGCAAATTCGGATAAGGAAAAATTAACTAAAATACCTTATGTTTCTAATAAAATTGCTAACTCAATACTTTTAACATTAAAAGATAAGTATGAAAAATTTATTTCTAAAATGGCTGAAGATGAACTTCAAAAATTTAATAAAGCTACTCAAACTAATTCATCATTAAAAGAATTTGAAGAAACTATGAAAATGTTAGGTTTTAAACCAAATCAAATAAAGCTTGCATTAGATAATATGGAATTAACAAATAATATAGAAGAATCTGTTGAAAATGCAATAAAAATAATAAGCCAAAAACAAAATGAAGCAAGAATTCAGGGTTAA